A stretch of the Equus caballus isolate H_3958 breed thoroughbred chromosome X, TB-T2T, whole genome shotgun sequence genome encodes the following:
- the PDZD4 gene encoding PDZ domain-containing protein 4 isoform X5: MGCNMCVVQKPEEQYKVMLQEVELYKTSHRDKLGLMVCYRTDDEEDLGIYVGEVNPNSIAAKDGRIREGDRIIQINGVDVQNREEAVAILSQEENTNISLLVARPESQLAKRWKDSDRDDLLDDFGSEHEGDLRPRKPKSPPAQQLGDEEEKGAPDVGPGLSNSQELDSGVGRTDESTRNEESSEHDLLGDEPLSATNTPGTLRKFGLQGDALQSHDFHFSMDSLLAEGAGLGGVDLPGLTDEEYERYRELLEIKCHLENGNQLGLLFPRAASSNSGLDVNRNESLGHEMAMLEEELRHLEFKCRNILRAQKMQQLRERCMKAWLLEEESLYDLGAGEPKKHELSDISELPEKSDKDSTSAYNTGESCRSTPLLAEPLQESPLRRAAAGNSNLNRTPSGPPVATHPKAAPPQGSPSKFRSLSRDPEVGRRQHSEERVRRSPKTGVTLECMGPEGSPYLSRRHRGQGQESEHYHSCVQLAPPRGLEELGHSPLSLASSPRVGGAAVATEAPRMEWKVKVRSDGTRYVAKRPVRDRLLKARALKIREERSGMTTDDDAVSEMKMGRYWSKEERKQHLIRAREQRKRREFMMQSRLECLREQQNGDSKAELNIIALSHRKTMKKRNKKILDNWITIQEMLAHGTRSADGKRVYNPLLSVTTV; this comes from the exons GTGAATCCCAACAGCATTGCAGCCAAAGATGGCCGGATCCGGGAGGGAGACCGCATCATCCAG ATAAACGGTGTGGACGTCCAGAACCGGGAAGAGGCAGTGGCTATCCTGAGCCAGGAGGAGAACACCAACATCTCCCTTCTGGTGGCTCGGCCTGAGAGCCAG CTGGCAAAGCGGTGGAAGGACAGCGACCGGGACGACTTGCTGGATGACTTTGGCTCTGAGCATGAGGGGGATCTGCGTCCGAGGAAGCCAAAATCCCCCCCTGCCCAGcag CTTGGGGACGAAGAGGAGAAAGGGGCCCCTGATGTGGGCCCAGGCCTGAGCAACAGCCAGGAGCTGGACAGTGGGGTGGGCCGGACCGACGAGAGCACCCGCAACGAGGAGAGCTCTGAGCACGACCTGCTGGGGGACGAGCCCCTGAGTGCCACCAACACACCTGGGACCCTGCGCAAGTTTGGCCTGCAAGGGGACGCCCTGCAGAGCCACGACTTCCACTTCAGCATGGACTCCCTGCTGGctgagggggcggggctggggggggtTGACCTCCCAGGCCTCACCGATGAGGAATATGAGCGCTACCGCGAGCTGCTGGAGATCAAGTGCCACCTGGAGAATGGCAACCAGCTGGGCCTCCTCTTTCCCCGGGCCGCCAGCAGCAACAGTGGCCTGGATGTCAATCGCAACGAGAGCCTGGGCCATGAGATGGCCATGCTGGAGGAGGAGCTGCGGCACCTGGAGTTCAAGTGTCGCAACATCCTGCGGGCGCAGAAGATGCAGCAGCTGCGGGAGCGCTGCATGAAGGCCTGGttgctggaggaggagagcctCTATGACCTGGGGGCCGGCGAGCCCAAGAAGCATGAGCTGTCTGACATCTCTGAGCTGCCTGAGAAGTCGGACAAGGACAGCACCAGCGCCTACAACACGGGTGAGAGCTGCCGCAGCACCCCACTGCTTGCAGAGCCCCTGCAGGAGAGCCCCCTGAGGCGGGCTGCTGCTGGCAACTCCAACTTGAACCGGACCCCCTCCGGCCCCCCTGTCGCCACCCACCCCAAGGCCGCTCCTCCACAGGGGAGCCCCTCCAAGTTCCGGTCCCTATCCCGGGATCCTGAGGTGGGCCGGAGACAGCACTCGGAGGAACGAGTCCGCCGCAGCCCCAAGACAGGGGTGACCCTGGAGTGCATGGGCCCTGAAGGCAGCCCCTACCTCTCGCGGCGCCACCGTGGTCAGGGCCAGGAGAGCGAGCACTACCATAGCTGTGTGCAGCTGGCCCCGCCGCGCGGCCTGGAGGAGCTGGGCCACAGCCCCTTGAGTTTGGCTAGCAGTCCTCGGGTAGGCGGGGCGGCGGTGGCCACGGAAGCGCCACGCATGGAGTGGAAGGTCAAGGTGCGCAGTGATGGGACCCGCTATGTGGCTAAGCGGCCAGTGCGCGATCGCCTCCTAAAAGCCCGGGCCCTGAAGATCCGGGAGGAGCGCAGCGGCATGACCACCGACGATGATGCAGTGAGCGAGATGAAGATGGGCCGGTACTGGAGCAAGGAGGAACGGAAGCAGCACCTGATCCGGGCCCGAGAGCAGCGGAAGCGACGTGAGTTTATGATGCAGAGCAGGCTGGAGTGCCTGAGGGAGCAGCAGAATGGCGACAGTAAGGCGGAGCTCAACATCATCGCCTTGAGCCACCGCAAGACCATGAAGAAGAGGAACAAGAAGATCCTAGACAACTGGATCACTATCCAGGAGATGCTGGCCCATGGCACACGCTCAGCCGACGGCAAGCGGGTCTACAACCCGCTGCTCTCGGTCACCACAGTCTGA
- the PDZD4 gene encoding PDZ domain-containing protein 4 isoform X4, with amino-acid sequence MTVPPISHEYYDPAEFMEGGPQEADRMEELEYEEVELYKTSHRDKLGLMVCYRTDDEEDLGIYVGEVNPNSIAAKDGRIREGDRIIQINGVDVQNREEAVAILSQEENTNISLLVARPESQLAKRWKDSDRDDLLDDFGSEHEGDLRPRKPKSPPAQQLGDEEEKGAPDVGPGLSNSQELDSGVGRTDESTRNEESSEHDLLGDEPLSATNTPGTLRKFGLQGDALQSHDFHFSMDSLLAEGAGLGGVDLPGLTDEEYERYRELLEIKCHLENGNQLGLLFPRAASSNSGLDVNRNESLGHEMAMLEEELRHLEFKCRNILRAQKMQQLRERCMKAWLLEEESLYDLGAGEPKKHELSDISELPEKSDKDSTSAYNTGESCRSTPLLAEPLQESPLRRAAAGNSNLNRTPSGPPVATHPKAAPPQGSPSKFRSLSRDPEVGRRQHSEERVRRSPKTGVTLECMGPEGSPYLSRRHRGQGQESEHYHSCVQLAPPRGLEELGHSPLSLASSPRVGGAAVATEAPRMEWKVKVRSDGTRYVAKRPVRDRLLKARALKIREERSGMTTDDDAVSEMKMGRYWSKEERKQHLIRAREQRKRREFMMQSRLECLREQQNGDSKAELNIIALSHRKTMKKRNKKILDNWITIQEMLAHGTRSADGKRVYNPLLSVTTV; translated from the exons GTGAATCCCAACAGCATTGCAGCCAAAGATGGCCGGATCCGGGAGGGAGACCGCATCATCCAG ATAAACGGTGTGGACGTCCAGAACCGGGAAGAGGCAGTGGCTATCCTGAGCCAGGAGGAGAACACCAACATCTCCCTTCTGGTGGCTCGGCCTGAGAGCCAG CTGGCAAAGCGGTGGAAGGACAGCGACCGGGACGACTTGCTGGATGACTTTGGCTCTGAGCATGAGGGGGATCTGCGTCCGAGGAAGCCAAAATCCCCCCCTGCCCAGcag CTTGGGGACGAAGAGGAGAAAGGGGCCCCTGATGTGGGCCCAGGCCTGAGCAACAGCCAGGAGCTGGACAGTGGGGTGGGCCGGACCGACGAGAGCACCCGCAACGAGGAGAGCTCTGAGCACGACCTGCTGGGGGACGAGCCCCTGAGTGCCACCAACACACCTGGGACCCTGCGCAAGTTTGGCCTGCAAGGGGACGCCCTGCAGAGCCACGACTTCCACTTCAGCATGGACTCCCTGCTGGctgagggggcggggctggggggggtTGACCTCCCAGGCCTCACCGATGAGGAATATGAGCGCTACCGCGAGCTGCTGGAGATCAAGTGCCACCTGGAGAATGGCAACCAGCTGGGCCTCCTCTTTCCCCGGGCCGCCAGCAGCAACAGTGGCCTGGATGTCAATCGCAACGAGAGCCTGGGCCATGAGATGGCCATGCTGGAGGAGGAGCTGCGGCACCTGGAGTTCAAGTGTCGCAACATCCTGCGGGCGCAGAAGATGCAGCAGCTGCGGGAGCGCTGCATGAAGGCCTGGttgctggaggaggagagcctCTATGACCTGGGGGCCGGCGAGCCCAAGAAGCATGAGCTGTCTGACATCTCTGAGCTGCCTGAGAAGTCGGACAAGGACAGCACCAGCGCCTACAACACGGGTGAGAGCTGCCGCAGCACCCCACTGCTTGCAGAGCCCCTGCAGGAGAGCCCCCTGAGGCGGGCTGCTGCTGGCAACTCCAACTTGAACCGGACCCCCTCCGGCCCCCCTGTCGCCACCCACCCCAAGGCCGCTCCTCCACAGGGGAGCCCCTCCAAGTTCCGGTCCCTATCCCGGGATCCTGAGGTGGGCCGGAGACAGCACTCGGAGGAACGAGTCCGCCGCAGCCCCAAGACAGGGGTGACCCTGGAGTGCATGGGCCCTGAAGGCAGCCCCTACCTCTCGCGGCGCCACCGTGGTCAGGGCCAGGAGAGCGAGCACTACCATAGCTGTGTGCAGCTGGCCCCGCCGCGCGGCCTGGAGGAGCTGGGCCACAGCCCCTTGAGTTTGGCTAGCAGTCCTCGGGTAGGCGGGGCGGCGGTGGCCACGGAAGCGCCACGCATGGAGTGGAAGGTCAAGGTGCGCAGTGATGGGACCCGCTATGTGGCTAAGCGGCCAGTGCGCGATCGCCTCCTAAAAGCCCGGGCCCTGAAGATCCGGGAGGAGCGCAGCGGCATGACCACCGACGATGATGCAGTGAGCGAGATGAAGATGGGCCGGTACTGGAGCAAGGAGGAACGGAAGCAGCACCTGATCCGGGCCCGAGAGCAGCGGAAGCGACGTGAGTTTATGATGCAGAGCAGGCTGGAGTGCCTGAGGGAGCAGCAGAATGGCGACAGTAAGGCGGAGCTCAACATCATCGCCTTGAGCCACCGCAAGACCATGAAGAAGAGGAACAAGAAGATCCTAGACAACTGGATCACTATCCAGGAGATGCTGGCCCATGGCACACGCTCAGCCGACGGCAAGCGGGTCTACAACCCGCTGCTCTCGGTCACCACAGTCTGA